One region of Halomicrobium sp. LC1Hm genomic DNA includes:
- a CDS encoding 3-oxoacyl-ACP synthase — MTVHCTGLAVALPEATISGATIAERSGLPESVVVEKMGVSEKRVARDEQPSDLCVEAGRRALDDAGVDAAAFDLVSYHGSELKDHVVWSLAADVAQRLGASDAYASESYALCAGAPIAIREATAQLAAGSIDRALLVAASREEDLVDYDDPDTSFMFNFGSGASAMVLERDAGERALATVRESAAITDGSFSRDVIVPAGGTVQPPSKTTVEEGRHSLRVPDHESMKARLAEVSLPNFLAVADDALDASGYDRAAVDFAAITHMKRSFHDHLCDQFGLGERDQLYLEEYGHVQSVDQALATHEARNRGWLDDGDVVLFLAAGTGYTWAATVLEWRA; from the coding sequence ATGACGGTCCACTGCACCGGCCTCGCCGTCGCGTTGCCCGAAGCGACGATCTCCGGCGCGACGATCGCCGAGCGGTCGGGTCTCCCCGAGTCGGTCGTCGTCGAGAAGATGGGCGTCAGCGAGAAGCGCGTCGCGCGCGACGAGCAGCCCAGCGACCTCTGTGTCGAGGCGGGACGCCGGGCGCTGGACGACGCTGGCGTCGACGCCGCGGCCTTCGATCTGGTCAGCTACCACGGGAGCGAGCTGAAAGACCACGTCGTCTGGAGCCTCGCCGCGGACGTGGCCCAGCGGCTGGGCGCGAGCGACGCCTACGCCAGCGAGAGCTACGCGCTCTGTGCCGGCGCGCCGATCGCGATCCGAGAGGCGACCGCACAGCTCGCGGCCGGATCGATCGACCGCGCGCTGCTGGTCGCCGCGAGCCGCGAGGAGGACCTCGTCGACTACGACGACCCGGACACCTCCTTCATGTTCAACTTCGGGAGCGGAGCGAGCGCGATGGTCCTCGAACGGGACGCCGGAGAGCGCGCCCTCGCGACAGTTCGGGAGAGCGCCGCGATCACGGACGGGAGCTTCTCGCGCGACGTGATCGTCCCAGCGGGTGGAACCGTCCAGCCTCCCTCGAAAACGACCGTCGAGGAGGGTCGCCACTCCCTGCGCGTCCCGGACCACGAGTCGATGAAAGCGCGACTCGCCGAGGTGAGTCTGCCGAACTTCCTCGCGGTGGCCGACGACGCCCTCGACGCCTCGGGCTACGACCGCGCCGCCGTCGACTTCGCTGCCATCACCCACATGAAGCGGTCGTTCCACGACCACCTCTGTGACCAGTTCGGGCTGGGCGAGCGCGACCAGCTGTACCTGGAGGAGTACGGCCACGTCCAGAGCGTCGACCAGGCGCTCGCGACCCACGAGGCTAGGAACCGCGGGTGGCTCGACGACGGAGACGTGGTCCTCTTTCTGGCCGCCGGGACGGGCTACACGTGGGCGGCGACGGTGCTGGAGTGGCGCGCCTGA
- a CDS encoding branched-chain amino acid ABC transporter permease: MYLVVVGLLACYPAIYHLLTQSPLGEVAVTVLPRMETMVAVLYFSLFAMSFDFVSGYTGYLSFGHAAFYGTGAYTVLLIANGKVPLFGPETPFLLALVVGAVLATVLAVVIGLVSFRLTGVYFAMITLGFAQVLYVFVRDWDYVGSNPRDGIALSGARGFELGVPYVDQLTVALGTLTGDTLAIAGHTLGTTTVSFYAVGIVVLLCFAAMQRILHSPFGRVMVAIRENEERAEAIGYDTFRYKLGAFAISGFFGGVAGGLLAGFKRSVTPESGFYFLTSGDALLASIIGGFGTLAGPLWGHLFDETVREFLSKRGQGGGLLPYLEQTLSEAFLTTELVGGLTVEGFITAALNGHASLYVGIVFVLFVLYVPDGIVGTVRSRLGGPVARSLPERLWGDR, encoded by the coding sequence GTGTATCTCGTCGTCGTCGGGCTGTTGGCGTGTTACCCCGCGATCTATCACCTCCTCACCCAGTCGCCACTGGGCGAGGTGGCCGTCACCGTCCTCCCGCGGATGGAGACGATGGTCGCCGTGCTGTACTTCTCGCTGTTCGCGATGTCGTTCGACTTCGTCAGCGGCTACACCGGCTACCTCTCTTTCGGCCACGCGGCGTTCTACGGCACCGGGGCCTACACCGTCCTCCTGATCGCCAACGGGAAAGTCCCCCTCTTTGGCCCCGAGACGCCGTTCCTGCTCGCACTCGTCGTCGGCGCGGTCCTCGCGACGGTGCTCGCGGTGGTGATCGGTCTGGTCTCGTTCAGGCTGACCGGGGTCTACTTCGCGATGATCACGCTCGGCTTCGCACAGGTACTCTACGTCTTCGTCCGGGACTGGGACTACGTCGGCTCGAACCCCCGCGACGGGATCGCGCTGAGCGGAGCCCGCGGCTTCGAGCTCGGGGTGCCCTACGTCGATCAGTTGACCGTCGCGCTGGGCACGCTGACCGGCGACACGCTGGCGATCGCGGGCCACACCCTCGGGACGACGACGGTCTCGTTCTACGCCGTGGGGATCGTCGTCCTCCTGTGCTTCGCGGCGATGCAGCGGATCCTCCACTCGCCCTTTGGCCGGGTCATGGTCGCGATCCGCGAGAACGAGGAACGCGCCGAGGCCATCGGCTACGACACCTTCCGCTACAAGCTGGGCGCGTTCGCGATCAGCGGCTTCTTCGGCGGCGTCGCCGGCGGGCTGCTCGCGGGGTTCAAACGCTCCGTGACTCCCGAGTCCGGGTTCTACTTCCTGACCAGCGGCGACGCGCTGCTTGCCAGCATCATCGGCGGGTTCGGGACCCTCGCCGGCCCGCTCTGGGGCCACCTGTTCGACGAGACCGTCCGGGAGTTCCTCTCGAAGCGGGGTCAGGGCGGCGGCCTGCTCCCGTATCTGGAACAGACGCTTTCCGAGGCGTTCCTGACGACCGAACTCGTCGGCGGGCTCACGGTCGAAGGGTTCATCACGGCCGCGCTGAACGGCCACGCGAGCCTCTACGTCGGGATCGTCTTCGTCCTGTTCGTCCTCTACGTCCCCGACGGCATCGTCGGCACGGTCCGCTCGCGGCTGGGCGGACCCGTCGCCCGGAGCCTCCCGGAACGGCTGTGGGGTGACCGATGA
- a CDS encoding ABC transporter substrate-binding protein: MDLTVTRRRAIRSLGGAGVVALAGCTGDGGDGDTEASGDGGDTETNMQDTSTTQSSSQRLSIGVLQPLSGDLAYYGQQGLWGLLSGLAYKADADPPTDVGTGTTTVSAGDVEYELIVRDTEFTADGAQSAATDLVSNEGVDMLFGCSSSGAASRVITNVVKASSVPMMVGPAASAGITAESETCGDLVYRASENTAMDARSGGRYVATETDVSKVYLFGADYSFGRAVVNNYRSVLESEGIEIVGERFVNQGYSEWDGLLENAEDAGAEGIVGGFTVATLPNLFSAFLSGDYSYRAFGGFATRITNAVVGQTMQRVLGDPLTEEKIEGAGLGPFTTRYHWNQYDNPINDAFVESYTNAYGVVPDLFTAGTFTGASAIHQAVTEGSSTDPDDITGALKGMTVTDTPKGENGYTFQEYNNQARSEMTVANPVPTQDQWADSWDSLIQPGDPLARISGDQVTIPADSDDMNCSL; the protein is encoded by the coding sequence ATGGACCTGACTGTCACGAGACGGCGTGCGATCCGATCGCTCGGTGGTGCGGGCGTCGTCGCGCTCGCGGGCTGTACCGGCGACGGTGGTGACGGCGACACGGAGGCGAGTGGCGACGGCGGCGACACGGAGACAAACATGCAAGACACGTCGACGACACAGTCGAGTTCGCAACGGCTCTCGATCGGTGTCCTCCAGCCGCTCTCGGGGGACCTGGCGTACTACGGTCAGCAGGGCCTCTGGGGACTGCTCTCCGGGCTCGCGTACAAGGCCGACGCCGATCCGCCCACCGACGTGGGCACCGGGACGACGACAGTCTCGGCCGGCGACGTGGAGTACGAGCTGATCGTCCGCGACACGGAGTTCACCGCCGACGGCGCGCAGTCGGCCGCGACGGATCTGGTGAGCAACGAGGGCGTCGACATGCTCTTTGGCTGTTCGTCCTCGGGCGCGGCCTCGCGTGTCATCACCAACGTCGTGAAGGCGTCGTCGGTCCCGATGATGGTCGGGCCGGCGGCGTCGGCGGGGATCACCGCCGAGAGCGAGACCTGCGGCGATCTGGTGTACCGTGCCAGCGAGAACACGGCGATGGACGCCCGCTCTGGCGGCCGGTACGTCGCCACCGAGACCGACGTATCGAAGGTGTACCTGTTCGGCGCGGACTACAGCTTCGGCCGGGCCGTCGTCAACAACTACCGATCGGTGCTGGAGTCCGAGGGCATCGAGATCGTCGGCGAGCGGTTCGTCAACCAGGGGTACTCGGAGTGGGACGGGCTGCTGGAGAACGCAGAAGACGCGGGCGCGGAGGGGATCGTCGGCGGGTTCACCGTCGCGACGCTCCCGAACCTGTTCAGCGCCTTCCTCTCGGGCGACTACTCCTATCGCGCCTTCGGCGGGTTCGCCACCCGGATCACGAACGCCGTCGTCGGCCAGACGATGCAGCGCGTGCTCGGCGACCCGCTCACAGAGGAGAAAATCGAGGGCGCGGGACTGGGACCGTTCACGACGCGCTATCACTGGAACCAGTACGACAACCCGATCAACGACGCCTTCGTCGAGTCGTACACGAACGCCTACGGCGTCGTTCCCGACCTCTTTACCGCAGGCACGTTCACGGGCGCGTCGGCGATCCACCAGGCCGTCACCGAGGGCAGCTCGACGGACCCAGACGACATCACGGGCGCGCTCAAGGGGATGACTGTCACCGACACGCCGAAAGGCGAGAACGGCTACACCTTCCAGGAGTACAACAACCAGGCCCGTTCGGAGATGACCGTCGCCAACCCCGTTCCGACACAGGACCAGTGGGCCGACAGCTGGGACTCGCTCATCCAGCCCGGCGATCCCCTGGCCCGAATCTCCGGCGACCAGGTAACGATTCCGGCAGACAGCGACGACATGAACTGCTCGTTGTAA
- a CDS encoding ABC transporter ATP-binding protein, producing MALLDVADIETYYGESHVLEGVSLSVERGDVVALMGRNGVGKTTTLRSILQLTPPRSGSVTYDGTDLVGRRTHEVAEMGVGWIPEDRRIFSQLSVAENLRVSVPDGDDVAEALSIAFETFPILEQRRDQAAGTLSGGQQQMLALGRGLVGDNDLLLVDEPSEGLAPQIVADVADALAAAASETTMLLVEQNLPLALDLADRFYVLDNGRVVDEGDADAVSADDDRLRRYLSA from the coding sequence GTGGCCCTGCTCGACGTGGCCGACATCGAGACGTACTACGGCGAGAGCCACGTGCTCGAAGGCGTCTCCCTGTCGGTCGAGCGCGGCGACGTGGTCGCACTGATGGGTCGCAACGGCGTCGGGAAGACGACGACGCTGCGCTCGATCCTCCAGTTGACGCCCCCGCGGTCGGGGAGCGTGACCTACGACGGGACCGATCTCGTCGGCCGCCGGACACACGAGGTCGCGGAGATGGGCGTCGGGTGGATCCCCGAGGACCGGCGGATCTTCTCGCAGCTGAGCGTCGCGGAGAACCTCCGCGTGTCGGTGCCCGACGGCGACGACGTGGCCGAGGCGCTGTCGATCGCCTTCGAGACGTTCCCGATCCTCGAACAGCGCCGCGATCAGGCGGCCGGCACGCTCTCGGGGGGCCAACAGCAGATGCTCGCACTCGGCCGCGGACTGGTCGGGGACAACGACCTCCTGCTGGTGGACGAACCCAGCGAGGGGCTCGCCCCCCAGATCGTCGCAGACGTGGCCGACGCACTGGCCGCGGCCGCCAGCGAGACGACGATGCTGCTGGTCGAGCAGAACCTCCCGCTGGCGCTGGATCTGGCAGATCGCTTCTACGTCCTCGACAACGGGCGGGTGGTCGACGAGGGCGACGCCGACGCGGTGTCGGCCGACGACGACCGACTCAGGAGGTACCTGTCCGCATGA
- a CDS encoding ABC transporter ATP-binding protein, with product MLRTRGLTKRFGGITAVDGVDFDLGSELCSLIGPNGAGKTTFFDLLTGALEPTDGRIEFRHDGDWVDVTATPPAEIASLGVHRSYQITNVFPTSTVLENVRVAVQAHSDHAATFWRTSDAYEADLTAARDILERVGLSERADDLAQNLSHGAGRQLEVAIALAGDPDVLLLDEPNAGVSSESVDDIVALIEDVARDHAVLLVEHNMDIVMEVSDRVVVLNQGSVIADGEPDAVRADPAVQEAYLGGYETGDLTEDGDEPGEPEGVA from the coding sequence ATGCTCAGGACGCGGGGACTCACGAAGCGGTTCGGCGGTATCACGGCGGTCGACGGCGTCGACTTCGACCTCGGGTCGGAGCTGTGCTCGCTGATCGGCCCCAACGGCGCGGGCAAGACGACGTTCTTCGACCTGCTGACGGGCGCACTGGAGCCGACAGACGGACGGATCGAGTTCCGCCACGACGGCGACTGGGTGGACGTGACGGCGACGCCCCCGGCCGAGATCGCGAGCCTCGGCGTCCACCGCTCGTACCAGATCACGAACGTCTTCCCGACCTCGACGGTACTCGAAAACGTCAGGGTCGCCGTACAGGCCCACAGCGACCACGCGGCGACGTTCTGGCGGACCAGCGACGCCTACGAGGCGGATCTGACCGCGGCTCGCGACATCCTCGAACGGGTCGGGCTGTCCGAGCGGGCCGACGATCTCGCACAGAACCTCAGCCACGGAGCGGGCCGACAACTCGAAGTGGCCATCGCGCTGGCCGGCGACCCGGACGTGCTCTTGCTCGACGAACCGAACGCCGGTGTCAGCTCCGAGAGCGTCGACGACATCGTCGCGCTTATCGAGGACGTGGCCCGAGACCACGCGGTCCTGCTCGTCGAGCACAACATGGACATCGTGATGGAGGTCTCGGACCGCGTGGTCGTCCTGAACCAGGGGTCGGTGATCGCCGACGGCGAACCGGACGCCGTTCGGGCCGATCCGGCCGTCCAGGAGGCCTATCTCGGCGGCTACGAGACCGGCGACCTGACCGAAGACGGCGACGAACCGGGCGAGCCCGAGGGGGTCGCGTAG
- a CDS encoding branched-chain amino acid ABC transporter permease: MTLALELVQQALLQVGFVDGLAEFVRPSTFAEVVLQGLSKAAIYVMIAAGLTLIFGLLGVLNFAHGALTMIGAYLGGLVMVLTVAQGTGPWARLALFFVAMAVVFGLLSALGGSIEVSLIRPLYDRPLIYQILLTFGVTLVLEELARIVVGFYGLQPLAEWQAALGTIPAFLETSQSLGPVSVRGLALFEILLGALTVAAIWGFLTRTRYGLFIRAGSEDSEMAEALGIDVRRVFTVVFALGAGVAGVAGTLLMWDPVWGASVPLAAESLLPAFVVVIIGGLGTFRGTVVGGLIVGLVDATTTWWFQNVVVEWTWLPEVAIFMILVVALIVRPQGIYGVEEVGGH, translated from the coding sequence ATGACGCTCGCGCTCGAACTGGTCCAGCAGGCCCTCTTGCAGGTGGGTTTCGTCGACGGCCTCGCCGAGTTCGTCCGGCCGAGCACGTTCGCGGAGGTCGTCCTCCAGGGGCTCTCGAAGGCGGCGATCTACGTCATGATCGCGGCCGGGCTGACGCTGATCTTCGGGCTGCTGGGCGTGCTGAACTTCGCCCACGGTGCGCTGACGATGATCGGCGCGTACCTCGGCGGCCTCGTGATGGTCCTGACGGTGGCACAGGGAACGGGGCCGTGGGCTCGGCTGGCGCTGTTTTTCGTGGCGATGGCGGTCGTCTTCGGCCTGCTGTCGGCACTGGGTGGTTCCATCGAGGTGAGCCTGATCCGGCCGCTGTACGATCGGCCGCTGATCTACCAGATCCTGCTGACCTTCGGCGTGACGCTCGTGCTCGAAGAGCTGGCCCGGATCGTCGTCGGCTTCTACGGCCTCCAGCCCCTCGCGGAGTGGCAGGCGGCGCTCGGGACGATCCCTGCCTTTCTGGAAACGTCCCAGTCGCTCGGACCGGTCTCCGTGCGCGGACTCGCGCTGTTCGAGATCCTCCTCGGCGCACTGACGGTCGCTGCCATCTGGGGATTCCTCACGCGCACGCGTTACGGCCTGTTCATCCGGGCCGGGAGCGAGGACAGCGAGATGGCCGAGGCGCTCGGCATCGACGTTCGGCGCGTCTTCACCGTCGTCTTCGCGCTGGGGGCGGGCGTCGCGGGCGTCGCCGGGACTCTCCTGATGTGGGATCCGGTCTGGGGAGCGAGCGTCCCGCTCGCCGCCGAATCGCTGTTGCCGGCGTTCGTCGTCGTCATCATCGGCGGGCTCGGCACGTTCCGGGGGACGGTCGTGGGCGGGCTGATCGTCGGCCTCGTCGACGCGACGACGACCTGGTGGTTCCAGAACGTCGTCGTCGAGTGGACCTGGCTCCCGGAGGTCGCCATCTTCATGATCCTCGTCGTGGCGCTGATCGTCCGTCCACAGGGAATCTACGGCGTCGAGGAGGTGGGGGGCCATTAG